Proteins encoded by one window of Arabidopsis thaliana chromosome 2, partial sequence:
- the VCL1 gene encoding vacuoleless1 (VCL1) (VACUOLELESS 1 (VCL1); CONTAINS InterPro DOMAIN/s: WD40 repeat-like-containing domain (InterPro:IPR011046), Vps16, N-terminal (InterPro:IPR006926), Vacuolar protein sorting-associated protein 16 (InterPro:IPR016534), Vps16, C-terminal (InterPro:IPR006925); Has 461 Blast hits to 410 proteins in 195 species: Archae - 0; Bacteria - 0; Metazoa - 145; Fungi - 140; Plants - 46; Viruses - 0; Other Eukaryotes - 130 (source: NCBI BLink).) — translation MANVSVAAEWQLLYDRYYRKPEIYQMKWKHVDLSRNKVACASFGGPIAVIRDDSKIVQLYAESALRKLRIFNSAGILLSETVWKHPGGRLIGMSWSDDQTLICIVQDGTIYRYNIHAELIEPNMSMGQECFEQNVVECVFWGNGVVCLTEGGQLICIFDFKTMKPSKLPDVPGLAEDDLLQPICLTVREPKYTMSGIAEVLVAVGDDIFVVEEDMVQTIRFDEPSVDDSEMQNDDSGNLIGVVQKMIVSPNGKFLTLFTHDGRIVVVDMETKQIAIDYSCESALPPQQMAWCGMDSVLLYWDEDLMMVGPVGDPVHYFYDEPIILIPECDGVRILSNTNLEFLQRVPDSTESIFKIGSTSPAALLYDALDHFDRRSAKADENLRLIRSSLSEAVESCIDAAGHEFDVTRQRALLRAASYGQAFCSNFQRERVQETCRTLRVLNAVRDPAIGIPLSIQQYKLLTPVVLISRLINANCHLLALRISEYLDMNKEVVIMHWACAKITASPSTPDSHLLEILLDKLQLCKGISYAAVATHADNCGRRKLAAMLVEHEPRSTKQVPLLLSIGEEDTALVKATESGDTDLVYLVIFHIWQKRPPLEFFAMIQGRVLARDLFVAYARCHKHEFLKDFFLSTGQIHEVAFLLWKESWDMGKNPMASKGSPLHGPRIKLIEKARNLFSQTKEHTFESKAAEEHAKLLKIQHELEASTKQAIFVDSSINDTIRTCIVLGNNRAAIKVKTEFKVSDKRWYWLKAFALATIKDWAALEKFSKEKRPPMGFRPFVEACIDADEKAEALKYIPKLSDLVERGEAYARIGMAKEAADCAAQANDGGELLERFRKTFVQNAIFDTLLMPFQGAS, via the exons ATGGCAAACGTGTCTGTTGCTGCGGAATGGCAGCTTCTCTATGATCGATATTATAGGAAGCCTGAGATATACCAAATGAAATGGAAACATGTAGATTTGAGTCGTAACAAGGTGGCGTGTGCTTCGTTTGGTGGGCCAATTGCAGTTATTCGAGATGACTCGAAGATTGTCCAACTATATGCTGAATCTGCTCTAAGAAAGCTCCGCATCTTTAACTCAGCAGGTATACTTCTCTCTGAGACGGTTTGGAAGCATCCCGGGGGACGTCTGATCGGAATGTCCTGGTCAGATGATCAGACACTAATTTGCATTGTCCAAGATGGAACCATTTATCGTTACAACATCCACGCTGAGCTCATTGAGCCCAATATGTCTATGGGCCAGGAGTGCTTTGAGCAGAATGTGGTGGAGTGTGTCTTCTGGGGAAATGGTGTTGTCTGCTTGACAGAAGGAGGGCAGTTGATCTGTATTTTCGATTTCAAGACAATGAAGCCTTCTAAGTTGCCTGATGTGCCGGGGTTAGCAGAAGATGATCTGCTTCAGCCAATCTGCTTGACTGTGAGGGAACCTAAGTACACGATGTCTGGGATTGCTGAGGTGTTGGTAGCAGTTGGCgatgatatttttgttgtggAGGAGGACATGGTTCAAACTATTAGGTTTGATGAGCCTAGTGTTGATGACTCTGAGATGCAGAATGATGATTCTGGGAATTTGATTGGAGTGGTCCAGAAGATGATTGTATCACCTAATGGAAAATTTCTAACACTCTTCACTCATGATGGCcggattgttgttgttgacatggaaacaaaacaaattgctATTGACTACTCTTGTGAG TCAGCCCTTCCTCCGCAGCAAATGGCTTGGTGTGGAATGGATAGTGTGCTGCTATATTGGGATGAGGATTTAATGATGGTGGGTCCTGTAGGAGACCCAGTTCACTATTTCTATGATGAACCTATAATTCTTATCCCAGAATGCGATGGAGTGAGAATATTATCTAACACGAATCTTGAATTTCTGCAAAGAGTACCTGATTCTACTGAGTCAATCTTTAAGATTGGAAGCACATCACCTGCAGCTTTGCTATATGATGCTTTGGATCATTTTGACAGGCGAAGTGCTAAG GCAGATGAAAATTTGAGATTAATTCGTTCATCACTGTCGGAGGCTGTTGAATCCTGTATTGATGCCGCTGGACATGAATTTGATGTAACTCGTCAGAGGGCTCTGTTACGAGCGGCAAGTTATGGACAAGCTTTCTGCAG CAATTTTCAGCGTGAACGTGTCCAAGAGACTTGTAGAACGTTACGGGTTTTAAATGCGGTTCGTGATCCTGCTATTGGCATACCTCTTAGCATTCAGCAGTACAAG TTACTGACACCAGTGGTTTTGATTAGTCGCCTTATTAATGCTAATTGTCACCTTCTTGCTCTGCGGATATCTGAGTACTTAGATATGAATAAA GAAGTGGTGATAATGCATTGGGCATGTGCAAAGATAACTGCTTCACCATCAACTCCAGATTCTCATCTTCTTGAAATTTTACTTGATAAG CTCCAACTATGCAAAGGAATATCGTATGCTGCAGTGGCCACTCATGCTGATAACTGTGGCCGTCGAAAGTTAGCTGCAATGCTAGTTGAACATGAACCACGCTCCACGAAACAG GTACCTCTTTTATTAAGCATTGGGGAGGAAGACACTGCTTTAGTGAAAGCAACTGAGAGTGGTGACACTGACCTGGTTTATCTGGTCATATTTCATATATGGCAAAAG AGGCCTCCTTTGGAATTCTTTGCGATGATCCAAGGAAGAGTTTTGGCACGTGATCTATTTGTAGCTTATGCACG GTGTCATAAGCATGAATTTCTGAAGGATTTCTTCTTATCTACGGGCCAGATTCAT GAGGTAGCTTTTCTTTTATGGAAAGAATCATGGGATATGGGGAAAAACCCAATGGCTAGCAAAGGATCTCCATTGCACGGTCCGCGCATAAAACTAATAGAGAAGGCTAGAAACCTTTTCTCCCAAACAAAGGAACACACTTTCGAGTCTAAGGCTGCTGAGGAACATGCAAAACTCCTGAA GATACAACATGAGCTAGAAGCTAGTACGAAGCAGGCTATCTTTGTTGATTCAAGCATCAATGATACTATACGCACATGTATTGTCCTGGGTAATAACCGTGCTGCAATAAAAGTGAAGACAGAATTCAAG GTCAGTGATAAAAGATGGTATTGGCTTAAAGCATTTGCTCTCGCTACAATCAAAGACTGGGCAGCGCTTGAAAAGTTTTCGAAGGAAAAGAGACCACCAATGG GGTTTCGTCCATTTGTGGAGGCATGCATTGATGCAGATGAGAAAGCGGAAGCTCTAAAATACATCCCCAAACTGTCTGATCTTGTGGAAAGAGGCGAG GCTTATGCTCGTATTGGAATGGCAAAGGAAGCGGCTGATTGCGCAGCTCAGGCAAATGATGGAGGAGAATTGCTTGAGAGATTCAGGAAGACGTTTGTACAGAATGCTATTTTCGATACCTTGTTAATGCCTTTCCAAGGAGCCTCCTAG
- the VCL1 gene encoding vacuoleless1 (VCL1) (VACUOLELESS 1 (VCL1); CONTAINS InterPro DOMAIN/s: WD40 repeat-like-containing domain (InterPro:IPR011046), Vps16, N-terminal (InterPro:IPR006926), Vacuolar protein sorting-associated protein 16 (InterPro:IPR016534), Vps16, C-terminal (InterPro:IPR006925); Has 455 Blast hits to 406 proteins in 191 species: Archae - 0; Bacteria - 0; Metazoa - 145; Fungi - 134; Plants - 46; Viruses - 0; Other Eukaryotes - 130 (source: NCBI BLink).) — MANVSVAAEWQLLYDRYYRKPEIYQMKWKHVDLSRNKVACASFGGPIAVIRDDSKIVQLYAESALRKLRIFNSAGILLSETVWKHPGGRLIGMSWSDDQTLICIVQDGTIYRYNIHAELIEPNMSMGQECFEQNVVECVFWGNGVVCLTEGGQLICIFDFKTMKPSKLPDVPGLAEDDLLQPICLTVREPKYTMSGIAEVLVAVGDDIFVVEEDMVQTIRFDEPSVDDSEMQNDDSGNLIGVVQKMIVSPNGKFLTLFTHDGRIVVVDMETKQIAIDYSCESALPPQQMAWCGMDSVLLYWDEDLMMVGPVGDPVHYFYDEPIILIPECDGVRILSNTNLEFLQRVPDSTESIFKIGSTSPAALLYDALDHFDRRSAKADENLRLIRSSLSEAVESCIDAAGHEFDVTRQRALLRAASYGQAFCSNFQRERVQETCRTLRVLNAVRDPAIGIPLSIQQYKLLTPVVLISRLINANCHLLALRISEYLDMNKEVVIMHWACAKITASPSTPDSHLLEILLDKLQLCKGISYAAVATHADNCGRRKLAAMLVEHEPRSTKQVPLLLSIGEEDTALVKATESGDTDLVYLVIFHIWQKRPPLEFFAMIQGRVLARDLFVAYARCHKHEFLKDFFLSTGQIHEVAFLLWKESWDMGKNPMASKGSPLHGPRIKLIEKARNLFSQTKEHTFESKAAEEHAKLLKIQHELEASTKQAIFVDSSINDTIRTCIVLGNNRAAIKVKTEFKVSDKRWYWLKAFALATIKDWAALEKFSKEKRPPMGFRPFVEACIDADEKAEALKYIPKLSDLVERGEVCPAYKTCTWIIGLDMYKIYRNLLV; from the exons ATGGCAAACGTGTCTGTTGCTGCGGAATGGCAGCTTCTCTATGATCGATATTATAGGAAGCCTGAGATATACCAAATGAAATGGAAACATGTAGATTTGAGTCGTAACAAGGTGGCGTGTGCTTCGTTTGGTGGGCCAATTGCAGTTATTCGAGATGACTCGAAGATTGTCCAACTATATGCTGAATCTGCTCTAAGAAAGCTCCGCATCTTTAACTCAGCAGGTATACTTCTCTCTGAGACGGTTTGGAAGCATCCCGGGGGACGTCTGATCGGAATGTCCTGGTCAGATGATCAGACACTAATTTGCATTGTCCAAGATGGAACCATTTATCGTTACAACATCCACGCTGAGCTCATTGAGCCCAATATGTCTATGGGCCAGGAGTGCTTTGAGCAGAATGTGGTGGAGTGTGTCTTCTGGGGAAATGGTGTTGTCTGCTTGACAGAAGGAGGGCAGTTGATCTGTATTTTCGATTTCAAGACAATGAAGCCTTCTAAGTTGCCTGATGTGCCGGGGTTAGCAGAAGATGATCTGCTTCAGCCAATCTGCTTGACTGTGAGGGAACCTAAGTACACGATGTCTGGGATTGCTGAGGTGTTGGTAGCAGTTGGCgatgatatttttgttgtggAGGAGGACATGGTTCAAACTATTAGGTTTGATGAGCCTAGTGTTGATGACTCTGAGATGCAGAATGATGATTCTGGGAATTTGATTGGAGTGGTCCAGAAGATGATTGTATCACCTAATGGAAAATTTCTAACACTCTTCACTCATGATGGCcggattgttgttgttgacatggaaacaaaacaaattgctATTGACTACTCTTGTGAG TCAGCCCTTCCTCCGCAGCAAATGGCTTGGTGTGGAATGGATAGTGTGCTGCTATATTGGGATGAGGATTTAATGATGGTGGGTCCTGTAGGAGACCCAGTTCACTATTTCTATGATGAACCTATAATTCTTATCCCAGAATGCGATGGAGTGAGAATATTATCTAACACGAATCTTGAATTTCTGCAAAGAGTACCTGATTCTACTGAGTCAATCTTTAAGATTGGAAGCACATCACCTGCAGCTTTGCTATATGATGCTTTGGATCATTTTGACAGGCGAAGTGCTAAG GCAGATGAAAATTTGAGATTAATTCGTTCATCACTGTCGGAGGCTGTTGAATCCTGTATTGATGCCGCTGGACATGAATTTGATGTAACTCGTCAGAGGGCTCTGTTACGAGCGGCAAGTTATGGACAAGCTTTCTGCAG CAATTTTCAGCGTGAACGTGTCCAAGAGACTTGTAGAACGTTACGGGTTTTAAATGCGGTTCGTGATCCTGCTATTGGCATACCTCTTAGCATTCAGCAGTACAAG TTACTGACACCAGTGGTTTTGATTAGTCGCCTTATTAATGCTAATTGTCACCTTCTTGCTCTGCGGATATCTGAGTACTTAGATATGAATAAA GAAGTGGTGATAATGCATTGGGCATGTGCAAAGATAACTGCTTCACCATCAACTCCAGATTCTCATCTTCTTGAAATTTTACTTGATAAG CTCCAACTATGCAAAGGAATATCGTATGCTGCAGTGGCCACTCATGCTGATAACTGTGGCCGTCGAAAGTTAGCTGCAATGCTAGTTGAACATGAACCACGCTCCACGAAACAG GTACCTCTTTTATTAAGCATTGGGGAGGAAGACACTGCTTTAGTGAAAGCAACTGAGAGTGGTGACACTGACCTGGTTTATCTGGTCATATTTCATATATGGCAAAAG AGGCCTCCTTTGGAATTCTTTGCGATGATCCAAGGAAGAGTTTTGGCACGTGATCTATTTGTAGCTTATGCACG GTGTCATAAGCATGAATTTCTGAAGGATTTCTTCTTATCTACGGGCCAGATTCAT GAGGTAGCTTTTCTTTTATGGAAAGAATCATGGGATATGGGGAAAAACCCAATGGCTAGCAAAGGATCTCCATTGCACGGTCCGCGCATAAAACTAATAGAGAAGGCTAGAAACCTTTTCTCCCAAACAAAGGAACACACTTTCGAGTCTAAGGCTGCTGAGGAACATGCAAAACTCCTGAA GATACAACATGAGCTAGAAGCTAGTACGAAGCAGGCTATCTTTGTTGATTCAAGCATCAATGATACTATACGCACATGTATTGTCCTGGGTAATAACCGTGCTGCAATAAAAGTGAAGACAGAATTCAAG GTCAGTGATAAAAGATGGTATTGGCTTAAAGCATTTGCTCTCGCTACAATCAAAGACTGGGCAGCGCTTGAAAAGTTTTCGAAGGAAAAGAGACCACCAATGG GGTTTCGTCCATTTGTGGAGGCATGCATTGATGCAGATGAGAAAGCGGAAGCTCTAAAATACATCCCCAAACTGTCTGATCTTGTGGAAAGAGGCGAGGTATGTCCTGCATATAAAACATGTACTTGGATAATTGGATTagatatgtataaaatatatcgAAACCTTTTAGTGtga
- a CDS encoding Cysteine proteinases superfamily protein, producing MCSSPESIPRCVFSRLLNSTIESLIKPFTLICELILIFISRNRSPAAKKVEKYAVDRVKGDGRCLFRALVKGMAFNKGITLNPQRERDDADELRMAVKEVICNDPKEREKYKEALVAITVDESLKRFCQRIGRHDFWGGESELLVLSKLCKQPIIVYIPEHEHGRGGGYGPGFIPIQEYGSEFRGGWGKGKTNKNVVRLLYSGRNHYDLLR from the exons ATGTGTTCTTCGCCAGAATCAATTCCTCGATGTGTGTTTTCTCGTTTATTGAATTCAACAATCGAGTCTCTGATAAAACCCTTTACGCTAATCTGCGAATTGATTCTTATATTCATCTCTAGGAATCGGTCTCCTGCAGCGAAAAAGGTTGAGAAGTATGCTGTGGATAGAGTTAAAGGGGATGGGAGATGTCTGTTTCGAGCATTG GTGAAAGGAATGGCCTTTAATAAGGGTATTACTCTTAACCCCCaacgagagagagatgatgcag ATGAGTTACGAATGGCTGTGAAAGAGGTTATATGCAATGACCCCAAGGAAAGGGAGAAGTACAAAGAAGCTTTAGTGGCTATCACTGTGGATGAGTCTCTGAAACG cttttgCCAGCGGATTGGAAGACACGATTTCTGGGGAGGAGAGTCCGAGCTGCTA GTTCTCTCCAAGCTATGTAAACAGCCTATCATCGTCTACATACCTGAGCACGAG CATGGAAGAGGAGGAGGGTATGGGCCGGGTTTTATACCGATTCAAGAGTATGGAAGTGAATTTCGAGGAGGCTGGGGAAAGGGGAAGACAAACAAGAATGTTGTTAGGCTTCTTTACAGTGGTAGAAACCACTATGATTTGCTTCGttga
- a CDS encoding Cysteine proteinases superfamily protein (Cysteine proteinases superfamily protein; FUNCTIONS IN: molecular_function unknown; INVOLVED IN: biological_process unknown; LOCATED IN: chloroplast; CONTAINS InterPro DOMAIN/s: Ovarian tumour, otubain (InterPro:IPR003323); BEST Arabidopsis thaliana protein match is: Cysteine proteinases superfamily protein (TAIR:AT3G57810.1); Has 173 Blast hits to 173 proteins in 42 species: Archae - 0; Bacteria - 0; Metazoa - 27; Fungi - 2; Plants - 136; Viruses - 0; Other Eukaryotes - 8 (source: NCBI BLink).), with protein MELKSSSNNNILEQLRNGFARFELVSSPTASVSDSISSTSLPASFISTTKGNSYVFFARINSSMNRSPAAKKVEKYAVDRVKGDGRCLFRALVKGMAFNKGITLNPQRERDDADELRMAVKEVICNDPKEREKYKEALVAITVDESLKRFCQRIGRHDFWGGESELLVLSKLCKQPIIVYIPEHEHGRGGGYGPGFIPIQEYGSEFRGGWGKGKTNKNVVRLLYSGRNHYDLLR; from the exons ATGGAGCTCAAATCTTCTTCCAACA ATAACATTCTAGAGCAGCTGAGAAATGGCTTCGCTAGATTCGAGCTTGTTTCTTCTCCTACTGCTTCTGTGTCAGATTCAATATCTTCCACTTCACTCCCTGCTTCATTCATAAGCACAACGAAGGGAAATAGTTATGTGTTCTTCGCCAGAATCAATTCCTCGAT GAATCGGTCTCCTGCAGCGAAAAAGGTTGAGAAGTATGCTGTGGATAGAGTTAAAGGGGATGGGAGATGTCTGTTTCGAGCATTG GTGAAAGGAATGGCCTTTAATAAGGGTATTACTCTTAACCCCCaacgagagagagatgatgcag ATGAGTTACGAATGGCTGTGAAAGAGGTTATATGCAATGACCCCAAGGAAAGGGAGAAGTACAAAGAAGCTTTAGTGGCTATCACTGTGGATGAGTCTCTGAAACG cttttgCCAGCGGATTGGAAGACACGATTTCTGGGGAGGAGAGTCCGAGCTGCTA GTTCTCTCCAAGCTATGTAAACAGCCTATCATCGTCTACATACCTGAGCACGAG CATGGAAGAGGAGGAGGGTATGGGCCGGGTTTTATACCGATTCAAGAGTATGGAAGTGAATTTCGAGGAGGCTGGGGAAAGGGGAAGACAAACAAGAATGTTGTTAGGCTTCTTTACAGTGGTAGAAACCACTATGATTTGCTTCGttga